A stretch of Orientia tsutsugamushi DNA encodes these proteins:
- a CDS encoding sensor histidine kinase, whose protein sequence is MPIEDEGQNKINKLTEKLSTEGINSTTIKQIDSEMQKLYCQLEESEQVSINCIEWIQYFRLIVNNYDRKKVNIIASLNGMIFLFRQYIASTNVRIETFNIEPLINNTVIRMRKNFENENINLNVQNDIKPILIGDSFRIKAVISQLIGSAVINSSKNSKIIVNVNQNSEILQFIVQNIELSTSKEKLEKINAELENTNLVMYQELGEGLAFIKHLTHQMKGNLRVKEQNNYVTFSFDVPTIV, encoded by the coding sequence ATGCCTATTGAAGACGAAGGTCAAAATAAAATCAATAAATTAACCGAAAAATTATCCACAGAGGGAATTAATAGCACAACAATAAAACAGATAGATAGTGAAATGCAAAAACTATACTGCCAGCTAGAGGAATCTGAGCAAGTAAGCATAAATTGCATAGAGTGGATACAATATTTTAGGCTAATAGTAAATAACTACGACAGAAAAAAAGTAAATATAATAGCTTCTCTAAATGGAATGATTTTTTTATTTAGACAATACATAGCATCAACGAATGTAAGGATTGAAACATTTAATATAGAACCGCTAATAAATAATACCGTTATCAGAATGAGGAAAAATTTTGAGAATGAGAATATAAATCTAAATGTTCAAAATGACATAAAGCCGATTCTGATTGGAGACAGTTTCAGAATAAAAGCAGTAATAAGCCAGTTAATTGGTAGTGCGGTTATAAATAGTAGCAAGAATAGCAAGATTATTGTCAACGTCAATCAGAATTCAGAAATATTACAATTTATAGTACAAAACATAGAACTAAGCACTTCTAAAGAAAAATTAGAAAAAATAAATGCTGAACTAGAGAATACGAATTTGGTAATGTATCAAGAACTAGGAGAAGGATTAGCATTTATAAAACATCTTACACATCAGATGAAAGGAAATCTACGAGTTAAAGAGCAAAATAATTATGTAACTTTTTCATTTGATGTACCAACAATAGTTTGA
- a CDS encoding sensor histidine kinase yields the protein MKEKKKTINKWMVQIPPIPITLVNGESENIDEYMEIITKLRKAKYQVEAAESLKEYCTDLIQEIKYRFNIATSEIVRLASEIMLNDSKNKDKLETILNRSANLQGYCNDVVYTLRSEIENENLCLKKFSIQKLVKDAVRRLEDIAKEKDIKINYNFQYKMKDIVIGNSDHLQAILSQLIGSVIRFNRSCQVIITVHLFTVKNYIKSDNILQFRIHDTGSGISKEKLGNIKAKLADFELVRDYPLMLESGLWFVNYLINQLNGEMEIESEKDKFTTITCNIPVQLF from the coding sequence ATGAAAGAAAAGAAGAAAACAATTAACAAATGGATGGTACAAATTCCTCCAATACCAATTACGTTGGTGAATGGAGAGAGTGAGAATATCGATGAATATATGGAAATAATAACAAAGCTAAGAAAAGCGAAGTATCAGGTCGAGGCAGCTGAATCATTGAAAGAATATTGTACAGATTTAATACAGGAGATTAAATATAGATTTAATATTGCAACGAGTGAAATTGTAAGGCTAGCAAGCGAGATCATGTTAAATGATTCGAAAAACAAAGATAAGCTGGAAACAATATTAAATCGATCAGCAAATCTCCAAGGGTACTGTAACGATGTAGTTTACACGCTTAGAAGCGAAATTGAGAATGAAAATTTATGTTTAAAAAAATTTAGCATACAAAAGCTAGTAAAGGATGCCGTTAGGCGACTAGAAGACATTGCAAAAGAGAAAGATATAAAAATTAATTACAATTTTCAGTACAAAATGAAGGATATTGTGATTGGAAATAGTGATCACTTACAAGCTATATTAAGTCAATTAATAGGGAGCGTCATTAGATTTAATCGCAGCTGCCAGGTTATAATTACAGTTCATTTGTTTACTGTAAAAAATTATATAAAAAGCGATAACATACTACAATTTAGAATACACGATACAGGAAGCGGTATTTCAAAAGAAAAATTAGGGAATATAAAAGCTAAATTAGCTGATTTTGAGTTGGTACGAGACTATCCACTAATGCTTGAATCAGGATTATGGTTTGTAAATTACCTTATTAATCAACTTAATGGAGAAATGGAAATAGAAAGCGAAAAAGACAAGTTTACAACCATTACTTGCAATATTCCAGTACAACTTTTTTAA
- a CDS encoding HD domain-containing protein has translation MIDFYSESLLNKLFETNVRFDTKIDLDKVEKAIFYAQKYHGQQKRDTGELYYTHPLEVAYMVSDYSFETDTIITAILHDTIEDTTLTKEKIVKVFGRKIAEQVSDLTRIKDNKKISSREMIQTFYRQNKTELLLIKLFDRFHNIQTVSIKPYEKRQEIILETQQEFIPLAEYLKLPEIAIELNKYCKLYAT, from the coding sequence ATGATAGACTTTTATAGCGAAAGCTTACTAAATAAGCTGTTTGAAACCAACGTAAGATTTGACACTAAAATTGATCTTGATAAAGTTGAAAAAGCAATATTTTATGCCCAAAAATATCATGGTCAGCAAAAGAGAGATACAGGAGAACTATACTACACACATCCATTAGAAGTAGCTTATATGGTATCAGACTACAGCTTTGAAACAGATACGATTATTACAGCAATACTACATGATACTATCGAAGACACAACACTAACCAAAGAAAAGATTGTTAAGGTATTCGGTAGAAAAATTGCGGAACAGGTTTCAGATCTCACCAGGATTAAGGATAATAAAAAAATCAGTTCTAGAGAGATGATTCAAACATTTTATAGACAAAATAAAACAGAACTATTATTAATTAAGCTTTTCGACCGATTCCATAATATTCAGACTGTATCAATAAAACCTTATGAAAAAAGACAAGAAATCATACTAGAAACGCAGCAAGAATTTATACCTCTTGCTGAATATCTTAAATTACCAGAAATTGCTATAGAGCTAAATAAATACTGTAAGCTGTATGCTACCTAA
- a CDS encoding Rpn family recombination-promoting nuclease/putative transposase: MHLSRFLDPKNDVAFKKIFGSEKNKDILIHFLNDILLFEGNRKIIEVEFLGTILDADIASKKESIVDVLCKDKNGAQYIIEMQVDPTQGFEKRAQYYAAKAYGRQPNRGKEGKYSDLKEVIFIAIADYKLFPNKEDYISRHVILDKKTYEHDLKDFSFTFIELPKFKKNRVEELSDITEKWCYFFKHAKETTLDGYNKIIGEDLIIKRAYEALDQFNWSEDELITYEQELKRIWDNKAVEDYKLERAKAEGIKLGEAKGKAEGKAEGIKLGEAKGKAEGKAEGKAEGKAEGIKLGEAKGKAEAKKDFAIKLLKSELSVETIAEYTDLSIQEVLNLKNSVK; this comes from the coding sequence ATGCATTTATCAAGATTTTTAGATCCAAAGAATGATGTAGCATTTAAAAAGATATTTGGATCAGAAAAAAACAAGGACATACTAATACATTTTCTGAACGATATATTGTTGTTTGAAGGGAATAGAAAAATAATAGAAGTAGAGTTTTTAGGAACGATATTAGATGCAGACATAGCGTCTAAAAAAGAATCAATAGTAGATGTTTTGTGTAAAGATAAAAACGGTGCGCAATATATAATAGAAATGCAAGTAGATCCTACACAAGGATTTGAAAAAAGAGCGCAGTATTATGCCGCAAAAGCATATGGCAGGCAACCAAATAGAGGAAAGGAAGGAAAATACTCAGACCTAAAGGAAGTTATATTTATAGCTATAGCAGATTATAAATTGTTTCCAAACAAAGAAGACTATATATCAAGGCATGTAATATTGGATAAAAAGACATATGAGCATGATCTAAAGGACTTTTCATTTACCTTTATAGAATTACCAAAATTTAAAAAAAATAGAGTGGAAGAGTTAAGTGATATAACAGAGAAGTGGTGCTATTTTTTTAAACATGCAAAAGAAACAACATTAGATGGATATAATAAAATAATAGGTGAAGATTTAATAATAAAAAGAGCGTATGAGGCATTAGATCAGTTTAATTGGAGTGAAGATGAACTAATAACCTATGAACAAGAGTTAAAGCGTATATGGGATAATAAAGCAGTCGAAGATTATAAACTCGAACGCGCTAAAGCTGAAGGCATAAAGCTCGGTGAGGCTAAAGGTAAAGCTGAAGGGAAAGCTGAAGGTATAAAGCTCGGTGAAGCTAAAGGTAAAGCTGAAGGGAAAGCTGAAGGTAAAGCTGAAGGTAAAGCTGAAGGCATAAAGCTCGGTGAAGCTAAAGGTAAAGCTGAAGCAAAAAAAGATTTTGCAATAAAATTATTGAAATCTGAATTATCAGTTGAGACAATTGCTGAATATACGGATTTATCAATACAAGAAGTATTAAATTTAAAAAATAGTGTAAAATAA